One window from the genome of Cryptomeria japonica chromosome 6, Sugi_1.0, whole genome shotgun sequence encodes:
- the LOC131064235 gene encoding arabinogalactan protein 41, whose product MASSTAFTKVLVLFALVLIVLVPLASAVAPAPAPESDGTAIDQGIAYVLMFVALLLTYLIHPMDAFPFSLF is encoded by the exons ATGGCGTCCTCCACGGCGTTTACCAAGGTCTTGGTTCTGTTTGCTTTGGTGCTTATTGTTCTTGTACCTTTGGCTAGCGCTGTGGCTCCTGCTCCTGCTCCTGAGAGTGATG GGACTGCTATTGATCAGGGCATAGCTTATGTGTTGATGTTTGTAGCGTTGCTATTGACATATCTGATTCATCCGATGGATGCATTTCCGTTTTCTCTGTTCTGA